A genome region from Littorina saxatilis isolate snail1 linkage group LG16, US_GU_Lsax_2.0, whole genome shotgun sequence includes the following:
- the LOC138951477 gene encoding dentin sialophosphoprotein-like, whose amino-acid sequence MLNGRKLWIVGIVIFLHLLSISANDKQKIGTDATVTQNKNQKATEKPLATENSTGKSENDTQKKPDDSQKTKNDSQMGTKDLHKNDSNSEKTKNTSKADATASHKNADNAPKTTNSSTTNATDSHKNADKSQKTTNGSKANATGSQKNADNSQKTTNGSKANVTGSHKNADKSQKTTNGLKANVTGSQKNADNSQKTQTNSDVAGSQKKTDNTPKTTNTSHDATGSPKNAKNSHKNKNTSKTSAIHSQKNANNSQKTMNISKTNATYSQKNADNSQITMNISKTDATASQKNANNSQKTKNSSQANATHSQKKPDKSQKTKNSSQTNAKDSHKNADHSQKTKNISKTNATHSQKNADYSHKNMNISQTNATHSHKNADHSQITMNISNTVATASQKNADNSQITINISKTDATASQKNANNSQKPKNSSQTNAKDSHKNADNSQKTMNISKTNATHSQKNADHSHKNMNISQTNATHSQKNADNSQKTMHIFKTNATYSQKNADNSQITMNIFKTDATASQQNADNSQKPKNSSQTDATAETKTDSQNATTTTNDTHKTQNQTQKQTNGYKEQLTTANNVKYKTNANAIQDELEKMQQKLGHQLQALNKTQGKLNQSLQTLIQSQQKVQEQEKQLDAALQKFAADGVALTTLTRPYELGRPDGSLGFHVKVGKPWRFPVGQAILFDRVLYNDGQVYNSTNGSFTAQVPGLYNFSLHVALPFPSPRFPDNKIPRPFQAAHLMVGQNLCLANATMSTLIGRQFMGFCHATVKLAPGQSVWVKNVGGPYTMRGGDATFNGTLVHPVLLG is encoded by the exons ATGTTGAATGGACGCAAGTTATGGATTGTGGGCATTGTAATTTTCCTGCATCTTCTCTCAATTAGTG CAAACGACAAACAGAAAATTGGAACAGACGCCACAGTCACCCAGAATAAAAACCAGAAAGCAACAGAAAAACCGCTGGCAACGGAAAACAGTACAGGAAAGTCGGAGAATGACACGCAGAAAAAGCCAGATGATTCACAGAAAACCAAGAACGATTCACAGATGGGTACAAAGGACTTGCATAAAAATGACAGCAATTCAGAGAAAACCAAGAATACTTCTAAGGCGGATGCGACAGCCTCTCACAAGAATGCAGATAACGCTCCAAAAACTACAAATAGCTCAACGACGAATGCGACGGACTCCCATAAGAATGCAGATAAATCACAGAAAACCACGAATGGCTCAAAGGCGAATGCGACGGGCTCCCAAAAAAATGCAGATAATTCACAGAAAACCACGAATGGCTCAAAGGCGAATGTGACGGGCTCCCATAAGAATGCAGATAAATCACAGAAAACCACGAATGGCTTAAAGGCGAATGTGACGGGCTCCCAAAAGAATGCAGATAATTCACAGAAAACCCAAACTAACTCAGATGTGGCGGGCTCTCAAAAGAAGACAGATAACACTCCAAAAACCACCAATACCTCACATGATGCGACGGGCTCGCCCAAAAATGCAAaaaattcacacaaaaacaagaatacaTCAAAGACGAGTGCGATTCActcccaaaagaatgcaaataATTCACAGAAAACCATGAATATCTCTAAGACGAATGCGACTTACTCCCAAAAGAATGCAGATAATTCACAGATAACCATGAATATCTCTAAGACGGATGCGACGGCctcccaaaagaatgcaaataATTCACAGAAAACCAAGAATAGCTCACAGGCGAATGCGACTCACTCCCAAAAGAAGCCAGATAAATCACAGAAAACCAAGAATAGCTCACAAACGAATGCGAAAGACTCCCATAAGAATGCAGATCATTCACAGAAAACCAAGAATATCTCTAAGACGAACGCGACTCACTCACAAAAGAATGCAGATtattcacacaaaaacatgaaTATCTCTCAGACGAATGCGACTCACTCCCATAAGAATGCAGATCATTCACAGATTACCATGAATATCTCCAACACGGTTGCGACGGCCTCCCAAAAGAATGCAGATAATTCACAGATAACCATAAATATCTCTAAGACAGATGCGACGGCctcccaaaagaatgcaaataATTCACAGAAACCCAAGAATAGCTCACAAACGAATGCAAAAGACTCCCATAAGAATGCAGATAATTCACAGAAAACCATGAATATCTCTAAGACGAATGCGACTCACTCCCAAAAGAATGCAGATcattcacacaaaaacatgaaTATCTCTCAGACGAATGCGACTCACTCCCAAAAGAATGCAGATAATTCACAGAAAACCATGCATATATTTAAGACGAATGCGACTTACTCCCAAAAGAATGCAGATAATTCACAGATAACCATGAATATCTTTAAGACGGATGCGACGGCCTCCCAACAGAATGCAGATAATTCACAGAAACCCAAGAATAGCTCTCAAACGGACGCGACGGCTGAAACAAAGACAGATTCACAGAATGCAACTACTACGACAAATGACACCCACAAGACGCAGAATCAAACTCAGAAGCAAACCAATGGCTACAAGGAACAACTCACGACAGCAAATAATGTTAAGTACAAGACAAACGCAAACGCTATCCAGGATGAACtcgaaaagatgcagcaaaaactgggtcatcaGCTGCAGGCACTGAACAAGACGCAGGGGAAATTGAACCAATCACTTCAGACTCTGATACAATCTCAACAGAAggtacaagaacaagaaaagcaaCTGGACGCAGCCTTGCAGAAGTTTGCTGCTGATGGAGTGGCTCTGACAACATTGACGAGGCCGTATGAATTAG GTCGTCCCGACGGATCTTTGGGATTCCACGTCAAGGTGGGAAAACCCTGGAGGTTCCCAGTGGGGCAGGCAATCCTGTTTGACCGCGTCCTCTACAACGATG GTCAAGTCTACAACTCTACCAACGGTTCCTTCACTGCCCAGGTACCCGGACTGTACAACTTCAGCCTACACGTGGCTCTTCCTTTCCCCTCCCCCCGTTTCCCAGACAACAAAATACCACGCCCCTTCCAAGCAGCCCATCTGATGGTTGGCCAAAATCTCTGTCTCGCGAACGCCACAATGTCAACTTTGATTGGTCGACAGTTCATGGGGTTCTGTCACGCGACGGTTAAGCTGGCTCCTGGCCAATCGGTGTGGGTGAAAAATGTGGGCGGGCCTTACACGATGCGGGGTGGAGACGCCACATTTAATGGTACGCTGGTTCATCCGGTGCTTTTGGGTTAA